A single genomic interval of Longimicrobium sp. harbors:
- a CDS encoding type 4a pilus biogenesis protein PilO has translation MALPPLDPQQKKNLIYGGVFLALIAFGFYDRLYTPRSARIGEMQARLEALETVNSRSRALTRGAEGQIDQQLVLYRQQLELAEGLIPSAEEVPNLLDAISAEAQRAGVRIHLIQPVSATEENFFTRRVYDMAVTGGYHQIGEFLTRVASLPRIVTPTNLTVAPVAEAAGAAGAAPAGRSAELEARFSIETYVIPTAAADDEASA, from the coding sequence ATGGCGCTTCCCCCGCTGGACCCCCAGCAGAAGAAGAACCTGATCTACGGCGGGGTGTTCCTGGCCCTGATCGCCTTCGGGTTCTACGACCGGCTGTACACGCCGCGCAGCGCGCGCATCGGAGAGATGCAGGCCCGGCTCGAGGCGCTGGAAACGGTCAACTCGCGCAGCCGCGCCCTCACGCGCGGCGCCGAGGGGCAGATCGACCAGCAGCTCGTGCTGTACCGGCAGCAGCTGGAGCTGGCCGAGGGGCTGATCCCCTCCGCCGAAGAGGTGCCCAACCTGCTCGACGCCATCTCGGCCGAGGCGCAGCGGGCGGGAGTGCGCATTCACCTGATCCAGCCCGTGAGCGCCACCGAGGAAAATTTCTTCACCCGCCGCGTGTACGACATGGCGGTGACCGGCGGCTACCATCAGATCGGCGAGTTCCTGACGCGGGTGGCGTCGCTGCCGCGCATCGTGACGCCCACCAACCTCACGGTGGCCCCGGTGGCGGAGGCCGCGGGCGCGGCCGGCGCGGCCCCGGCGGGGCGCTCGGCGGAGCTGGAAGCCCGTTTTTCCATCGAGACCTACGTGATCCCCACCGCTGCGGCCGACGATGAAGCGAGCGCCTGA